The DNA window TTACAACCTGTCGTTGCCGTATCCTCGGGTTCCGCGTGTACCTCTGCTAAAATTGCTCCCTCCCATGTCCTGTTAGCATTAGGCCGAGAAGAAAAACTTGCCTATGCTTCAGTGAGATTTGGCATCGGTCGATTCAATACGGAATCAGAAATCGATCGAGTTGCCGAACACTTTATTTCCACCGTTACTGCATTACGCAAAGCACTGTAAAGTGTTACCCTCAGCCATAGCACAATCAATCTAGTGAAATGATGTAAATTAGGCAAGATAGCTATGCCGAGAAAAATCCGAGAGTATAAGGCTGAGTTAATTGCATTAGGATTTGTGCAACGCCGTGGGAAGGGAAGCCATCAAAACTGGAAACATCCACAACTACAACTATTAATTACTATTGCTTTTAGAGATGGTCAAGATACACCATTGTATCTAGAAAAACTTTTAAAGAAAGCAATTCAACAATTAGAAGCGATAGAAAGGGAGGAAACAGAAGAATGAATTACCGGTATAGTTTGCTCATCCAATGGTCAGAAGAAGACAAACTCTATCTAGTAACTCTACCAGAGTTTGCTCAGTTAGCCATGCAACCTTGTTCTTATGGACATAGCTATGAAGAAGCGATCGCCAATGCTCAAGAAGCGATCGCGGGTTATCTTGAGTATTGCCAAGAAGAAGGTTTAACCCCTCCAAGTCCAAGTTCAGTTGCAGCTTAAATCTCAGGAGATCGCTCAGTTAACACCAATGGTGAAATAGTGCGTTCGATGGGTGTCAAGATTTCCTAACCATTACCCATCATTACCAGCGCCAAGCGCTACAATCTCTGTATACTCGAATTCATTATCACTAGGTTTTACCAGGGGATAGTGTTGACCCAATCGAGAGAGGGCATCGGCTTCACAATCCGGTTTAGGGGAATGGTAGACTAAAACATACTCTTGTTGAATGCGATCGCCCATTTCCTCCTCCACTTCCCCTCTCCACTGGGTTTTCGTCACCAATACCACAAGCTGAGAAGCCAGTTGAGGCAGCGCTTTCGCCACTTGACGACGATACACTTCATCTAAACTGCCAAAGGGAGAATCCATCACCATCGGAAATGTACTACTATCTGGCCCCAGATGCATATGCTCTTGGCTCCATTGCCTCACCCGATCCATAATTGCGCCAATAAAAGATAAACTCAAAATCTGATTTTCTCCCGTGGACGCGGCTACAGGATGTTCAAATAACGTGGTTTTATCGATCAAGCTTAACTCATACTTTTCACTCAGTTGGGGAGAATAGGGGGTAAACGAAATCTGCTGAAAAACATCCTGAACTCGCCCTTCTAACTCTAGTCGAAACTCCGTATCTAAGCGATATTTCATTTCTGCAATACAGTTAATCGCTTCCACGGCTACCTGAATCCGCTTTTGCCCCAATTGCTGTTTTTTCTCATTCGATTGATGTTTAGCAATTTGCTTCTCTTTTTGGGCGATATCGGCATCTAATAGTTTGATTTTCTGCTCATTGGCTCCCGTTTCCCGCTCCAACTCACTCATCCGTGATTCAGTTTGATCTAAACGCTTTTGCAAACTTTGAATATCCAAATCTGGATAACTTCTCAGCTTAGATTTAACCGTATCTAACTGAGTCTCAATTGCCGACAAATCTTGACGTTTTTGATCCATTTCGTTGCGTAACGTGTTGAGCGTCTTCCAAAATGACTCAGCCTTATTTTCCAGCTCTGAAACCTCTCCCAACAACTTTAAGGCATTTTCCTCGACATCCCCTACTCCTGCCTTATTCATCCACTGCGCGACTAAGGCATAAGCGTGACTCCCTTCAGGCAAATGTGTTCCACAAATACATTGGTGTTGCGCCAGTAGATCTTGGACAAACTGCTGTTTAATGCCCCTAGGCAACTCTCCTCGGTGACGTAACTGCTCCATTAAAGCTCTAAATTGTTCAATTGCTGAAGGTAAAAAAACCGTATATGCCTGACCCGAAATAGTATGCTTTAACTCTGACTTAAGCTGCTTTAACCTCTCCCTTAACTCTTGTTGTTGCTTTTCTAAATCTGCGCGGCGCTTTTGTAGTTCTTCTGCTCCACTGAGGTTTCGGAGTTCGTTATTTAACTCCTCTTTAATGTGAGCATGGGAGTTCAATTCCTGGGTGATTTCTGCTTGGCGATCGCTGATTGTTTGTCGTTGTTTTTGCAAGTCATCTTTTTCTTTTAAAAACTGCTTCGTTTGTGGATCGCCAATCCTCTCTAATTCCCCTTCCAAACTTTTCTGAGATTCCTTCAAATGTCGAAGGGCGCGATCGAACACTTCTATCCCTAACAATTCCTTAGTCGCTTCCGCAATTTCTCCCTTTTTTTCCTCTCGTCCCCAAGACTCAATCCGTTCCCCATCAAAAAAGAAATATTGATGTAAACTCCTGGGTAAAATTCGTCCAATTACCTCATCTATTGGATAGTCTGTTAACCGCCATCGTCCATCATCTCCTGATATCCACATCGAACACTCAGTCTGACCATATTCTACCGTTTTTCCTCGATGGTAAGCTCGACAAAGCCGCTCAACCCGATAGCGCTGATAATCGTGTTCAAACTGCAATTCTACAGAACATTTAACAGCTTTCCCTTCCTGTGCTTCCGAAAGTGCGCGTTTATTGACCAACTGTTGAGGAGCTGCAAACGCCGCCGTAAACCGTTCATATAAGACCCAAGTAAATGCATTTAATAGCGTTGTTTTCCCCGATCCATTATTCCCGTGGATAATCGTGATATTCTGAGTGCCACTGGCAAACTTAACTTCTGGTGTTTGTCCATAAAATTGCCGGAAGTTACACAGTTTTATCGATAATAATTTCATTCTCGCTCCCCTGAATCAATTAAAAATGATAACGTTCCAATAGCTATGAGATATCGGTTATGGATCGATTTTCGTATATCAATGAGATTAATTCTTGTCTTATTTTTCTGTAAAACTCCATACTCCACTCCAATCTTCTGGCACACCCTTGAGCAGTAATTGAGCAATTCGGTCTAAGTAGAGCAGAGCTGTTTTATCTGTAGGATTGACGGCAATAACCTTTTCAAAACAGGCTCTCGCGGCTTCGAGCTGGTCTTTTTGCTGATATAAAGATAAGCCCTGTTCAAAATCTGGTTGGGTTTTTAGCTTTAGCTCCCTCATGGTATCATCGGCTGCATCCAAAACCTCGTAAACGGCGATCGCCTCATTCCGTCCCTTGACAATAGCTCGGTCTAAAAAGCGCAACTGGAATTCATCCGCATTAGTTGCATGGTTGAACACTTCCTCCGAAATTAACAGTGAAACGCCATAAAACTTAGTCAATCCTTCCAGCCGTGCCGTTAAATTGATACTGTCAGAAAACGCATCCCCCTGCATCCGATTTTGTTCCCCTACCATCCCCAACATAATATGACCAACATGAAGCCCAATACCAATCTCAATCGGTTTTTCTCCCTCTTTTCGTCGTTCCTGATTCCATTCCTTCTCCTCTTTAAATACATCTACTCCTGCAACCAATGCATCATTTGCAGTCTCTGGAAAAACGGCCATAATTCCATCTCCGAGAAATTTGACAATTAATCCATGATGGACATGAATTCTAGGGGTTACAAGTTGCAAATAAGTATTAATAAAAGAAAAATTTTCTTTAGCTGTCATCGACTCTGAAAGGGTTGTAAACGAGCGAATGTCAGAAAACATTACTGCCATTACCTTACTAACATGATCTCCTAACTGCAATTCAGTAATGCTTTTTTTGCGTAAAAAACGCAAGTATTCATGAGGGACAAAGCGTCCAAAAGCCGTTAGTAACTCTTCCAATTTTTGATTGGCTTCCGTTAATTCTTTCTCACGGGATTTCACAGTTTTCACCATCTGACTAAACACCCGCGCCAGTTGCCCCAATTCATCACTGCGTTGAGCGACTTCCATCAGACCATCCGGCTGAAAGTTATCCTGTTCGACTTCTGACGCTGCTGTGGTGACTTTACCAACCTGCTCAATATAGGCCGCTTGACGCATAATTTCTGCTTTAAATAATTGTTCTGCTTCCTGTCGTTTGAGGAAGTTTAAGTAAGCTTTGGAATGATAGCGAATGCGAGCAATAATTTCTCTCTGGTCAGGTAGTTTTACCAAGTAGTCATTTGCTCCAAGTTCAAAGGCTTTGGCTTTGATGATCGGATCTTCCTTACTTGACAATACAATCAAGGGAATATGACAGGTAAAAGAGTCATGAGACCGCAGAAATTTAACCAACAGTAAGCTATCAATTTGTGGCATTACCAGGTCTTGCAAGATTACTGTAGGTTGGCACTGTTGGGCGATATCAAATGCTTCAGTCGGATCGCTACAATAAAAAAAGCCAATATCGTCCTGATCGGCTACCATGCGACGAATGGCTTCACTGATAATGGGTTGATCGTCAATCAGTAAGACGGCAATTCTTTCTTCTACTGAATCCATATCAATTAACACTTAATAATTTTCATGTCGGCGACAGCCGAAACAATTAGGGGGAATGGGTAATGGGTAAGGCTCTTGTGGTATATCGTCAGAGATAATTCGATATTATACTACATAATAGTAGGGAGGTCTGTAAGAAGAATAACATTCAAGGGACTCAGTCCCCGATCTAATGCGATCGGTGGTATAATTCTCCATTCCCTATTCCCTATTCCCTAAATCTAGTTAACATACAATAAGAAATGAAATCTTGTAGCTTGGCATTCCTATGACCTTACCCAACACTGGCAGCGTTCTGGCGACTCTTGCCCAAGTGAACATGATGGGAGCCTTAACCGCGAGGGTGAAAGACCTCCCGGTTAAAGAGTTTATTTGTTTACTCGATTTTATCACGGCTGAATTTCAGCAGTTTTTAAGGGCGATCGAGCTAATCAACAATGAAGCTCTAGAAGCCATGTTGGAACAGATATTAGATGCCCTCACCCTCAAAATTGGGCAAATTTTGGAAGCCGATCGCACCCTGATTTTCTTGGTGAATGAAGATAAGGGGCAGTTATGGTCAAAAATCAATCAACCGGATGCCGAAAAGCCGATTGAAATTCGCTTTCCTCTCCATGTGGGTATGGCTGGTCATGTGGCCATCACTGGAGAATGCTTAAATGTTGAAGATGCCCCGACTCATCCCCTCTTTCAACCCGAACTTGATAAACAAACCAATTATCAAACCAAAAGCCTGCTCTGTATGCCCATTGTTAGCAGTAAAGGGCAAGTTGTGGCAGTGGTACAATTATCTAATAAAGCTGGGGGATTACCCTTTTCGGCTGAAGACCAAGAAACCTTTAAAGATTTTTCTGAATCCATTGGCATCATCTTAGAGACTTGTCAATCTTTTTATATGGCTGCTCGCAATCAACGGGGAGCTGAAGCCCTCTTAAAAGCAACCCAAACCCTCGGTCAGAGCTTGGATGTGGAATTGACCTTAAACTCCGTGATGGCACAAGCGCGAGATTTGATGAAGGCTGACCGCAGTACGTTATTTTTACTCAGCAAAGAAAACCAAGAACTTTGGACAAAAATTGCTAAGGCTGATGGCAAAACCCCATTAGAAATCCGTATTCCTACCAATAAAGGGATTGCCGGTTATGTGGCTTCGACTGGAGAATTACTGAATATTCCGAATGCCTATGAAGACCCCAGATTCGATCCGAGTACAGATCGGCGATCGGGTTATCATACGCGCAATATTTTATGTATGCCGGTGTTTAATTCATCTAAAAAACTCATTGGCGTAACTCAACTGATTAATAAAGAACAAGGGAGCTTTACCGGTTCTGATGAAGAGTTTATGCAAGCCTTTAATATTCAGGCAGGGATGGCTCTAGAGAATGCCCAATTGTTTGAAAGTGTTTTGTTAGAAAAACAATATCAAAAAGATATTTTAGAAAGTTTATCGGATGCCGTTGTGTCTACAGATATGCAGGGTCAAATTGTCACCCTTAATGAAGCCGCGCTAGAATTGTTGGGATGTTATTGGAATTCAGAAGAGACGAAAACTCAAATTCAGGTCTGGGAGTCTAAGTTAATTGGACGTAAGGTTTGGGAGGTTGTCCCTATTGAAAACCTAAAGATGCGAATAGAAGATAGTCTAAAAAATGGTACTAAGCAATATATTCCTGAGCAGGATTTAAAAGTTGGAATTTATCCTCTTCATGGGGATAAAAGATGTTTTAAGTTAGCGATTAAAGACCCAACCGACCCAGATTGGTTTATTCCTTGGAATGATCCCAATGAAGTCAAAATCTCTGCTAAAGATGTAGGAGCAGTCGATCGCAGTATTAATTTAACGGTTAATCCTCTGACCAATCCGAGCGGTGAAGTCAGAGGCGGATTAGTGGTGTTAGAAGATATTAGTCAAGAAAAACGCATGAAGACCACAATGTATCGCTATATGAATCCGGATGTGGTCGATCAAGTGATGGCATTGGATAATGATTCTCTGATGATTGGAGAGCGAAAAGATGTCACTATTCTGTTTTCGGATATTCGTGGCTATACAACACTGACGGAAAATTTAGGCGCTCAGGAAGTGGTAACATTACTCAATCAGTATTTTGAAACTATGGTTGAGGCAGTCTTTAATTGTAAAGGCACCTTAGATAAGTTTATTGGGGATGCTTTGATGGCAGTTTTTGGCGCACCTCTTCCCTTACAGAATCATCCCTGGATGGCGGTGAAATCGGCTTTAGATATGCGCCGAAGATTACAGATTTTTAATGACAGTAGCTTTATGGAGAATCAGCCCCATATTCGTATTGGGATTGGCATTAGTTCCGGAGAAGTGGTATCGGGAAATATTGGCTCTCGCAAACGTATGGATTATACGGTGATTGGAGATGGGGTGAATTTGAGCGCTCGCCTTGAAGGAGTGACTAAGGAATATGGCTGTGATATTATTATTAGTGAGAATACTTATAAGTTGTGCGGCGATCGCCTGTGGGTCAGAGAACTTGATAAAATTCGAGTCAAAGGTAAAAATGAAGCCGTCAGTATTTATCAAGTGATTGGCGATAAAGAAGTGGCTCTAGACTCCCAGCAGCAAGAGGCACTGGAGTTATACCATTTAGGACGCTCTGCATATATTCATCGGGACTTTAGCCAAGCCATTCAGTATTTTGAGCAAGCACAAACCCTCGATCCCATGGATAAAGCGATTACGATTCACGTAGAACGTTCTCAGGTTTATTTACACAATCCTCCCCCAGATTCCTGGGATGGGGTACATACGATGACGACAAAGTAAGACAGCGCTTCGCGCGGTAATAGGTAATAGGGGGGAAAGAGGTATGGCAACTCAAACATTAGTCAAGCCAGAACGTGTTACACAACTTCATGGAGTACGGTGGGAAACTTATCAGGCTTTATTGGTCGATTTAGCAGAATCTTCCAATAAAAAGTTAGCATTTGATCGGGGGGTATTAGAAATCATGGCTCCTTTACCAGAACATGAGATCAGTAAGGGCTTTTTAGGGCGTTTGGTCTGCATAACAACGGAAATTTTGGGTTTAGAGGTAGCCAGTCTGGGTTCGACTACATTAAGCCGTGAGGATTTGCAAAAGGGGATTGAGCCAGATGAGTGTTTTTATATTCAAAATGAGGCTCTAGTACGAGGTAAAATGTCCTTTGATTTTACCCTCGATCCAGTTCCTGACCTCGCAATTGAAGTGGATATTACCAGCAGTTCTTTACATCGGTTAGACATTTATAAGGCGTTGGGTGTAACTGAAGTGTGGCGCTTTGATAGCGAGGATTTATTGATTTATGGTCTCCAGGATGGGGAGTATCAAGTGCAGGATGGTTCTCAGATTTTACCAATTTTATCGAAGCAGATCATACTAGATTTTCTAAAGCGACGCTGTGAAATGGGGGAAAATGCTCTTCTGCGTGAGTTTCGGCAAGGGTTACAGGATCAAATTGCCAAGAATATGGCGTAATTTAAGATTAGGTGTAGCTTTAATTCTATTCAATTATTTCTTTATGAAATAGGGGCAAACAGCCGTTTGCCCCTACAATTAGGTCTCATTATTGAGAGGATTTGACGAGTAAACCCTCACCCTTGTTAAGGTTTAATGAGTAACTTCCGTTAAACGCTCTACAGGTGCAACCAAAGCCTTACCATTAGAGCCATTCACGCTTAGATCTAAATTCCCGTGATAAGCATCAATTAACAGTTGCTTTAAGTCCGTAATCAAAGGATAACGGGGATTTGCGCCTGTACATTGGTCATCAAAAGCCTGATCTGCCACCTGATCTAATTGGGCAAAAAATGCGGCTTCATCCTCTTTAATGAATTCCTTAATACTAGAGGGAATTTGCACCTTGCGCTTGAGATCTTCCACGGCTTGAATTAACAGGGAAACCTTCTCGTCTTCGGTTTCTCCTCCTAAGTTGAGATAATCAGCAATCCGAGAATAGCGCCAGCGAGCATTGGGATATTTATACTGAGAAAAGGTGGCTTGCTTAAAGGGCGCATCGGTAGCATTGTAACGAATGACGTGGGAAATCATTAGGGCATTGGCTAACCCATGGGGAATCTGGAACGTTCCTCCTAATTGGTGGGCAATCGAGTGACAAATTCCCAAAAATCCATTGGCAAAGGCCATTCCCGCCATGGTGGAAGCATAATGCATTTTTTCCCGTGCTTTGGGTGCATTGGCTCCTTTTTCGTATGCATCCGGTAGATATTTGAAAATGAGGCGAATTGCTTCTAAGGCTAATCCGTTAGTATATTCGGACGCTAACACAGAAACATAGGCTTCGATCGCATGAGTTAAGGCATCAATCCCCCCAAAAGCAGTTAAACTCTTGGGCATATTCAAGACTAACTCAGGATCGACGATCGCCATATTCGGCGTTAAGGCATAATCAGCCAAAGGATACTTAATATGATTGCGGCGATCGGTCACCACTGCAAATGGAGTCACCTCCGAACCCGTTCCCGAAGTCGTCGGAATCGCCACCAGCATCGCCTTCTCACCCAACGGTGGTAACTCATACACCCGCTTGCGGATATCCATAAATCGCATTGCCAACCCTTCAAACTCAATCTCTGGATGCTCATACAACAACCACATAATCTTGGCTGCATCCATGGGAGACCCCCCACCAATAGCAATAATCACATCTGGATTAAAGGTTTTCATCAAGGTCAATCCTCGATTCACCGTATCCAAAGACGGATCGGGTTCGACATCATAGAACACATCATACTTCAGACCAATCTCTTCCAGCGCTTCCTCCAGAGAATTAGTCATCCCCAAATCATACAGAGGCTTATCAGTAACAATAAATGCTCGTTCTTTGCCCGCCAATTCCCGAATCGCCACCGGAAGCGACCCATACTTAAAGTATACTTTAGGCGGAATCCGGAACCAGAGCATATTTTCCCGACGCTCTGCCACCGTCTTAACATTCAACAGGTGCTTGGGTTCCACATTCTCACTAATCGAATTTCCGCCCCAAGTTCCGCATCCCAGGGTCAAAGATGGATCGAGCCGGAAATTGTAAATATCTCCGATCGCCCCTTGAGAAGACGGCGTATTAATCAATACTCTTGCAGCTTCCACCCGGTCTTCAAACCGCTTAATATGCTCCATATTCGAGGTCGCTGTATACAATGCAGCCGTATGACCCCGACCGGCAAATGCAACTAAGCCACGAGCTTTATCCACCGCATCCTCAAAATCTGTCGCCCGATACATCGCTAAAATGGGAGATAATTTTTCGTAGGAAAACGGTTCCTCTGGGCCAATTTTATCCACTTCCGCTAAAATCACCCGCGTTTGCTCCGGAACCGAAAAACCAGCCATTTCCGCCAATTTCTGCACCGGTTGACCGACAATTTCCCCATTCAAGCGACCATTCACCAATACCTTACTGGCTAATTTCTCCCGTTCTTCTGGAGTGACAAAATAAGCGCCCCGGGCAATAAACTCTTGCCGCACTTCATCATAGACTTCATCTTCGACAATCACGGATTGTTCACTGGCACAAATCATGCCATTATCAAACGTCTTACTCAAGATAATGGAAGAAACTGCCATTTTGATATGAGCCGAAGCATCAATCAATGCCGGCGTATTTCCAGCTCCCACACCCAAAGATGGATTACCTGAAGAATAAGCGGCTTTCACCATTCCCGGTCCACCGGTTGCCAAAATTAGCTTAATATCAGGATGTTGCATCAAAGCCTGGGATAAGGGAACCGTCGGCTCATCAATCCAGCCAATAATATCCTCGGGCGCACCCGCTTCAATTGCCGCTTCTAGGACAATTCTCGCTGCATCAATCGTACATTGTTTCGCCCGTGGATGGGGAGAAAAAATAATTCCATTGCGCGTCTTCAAACTAATCAGGGCCTTAAAAATTGCCGTTGATGTGGGGTTAGTTGTGGGTACAATTCCCGCTAAGATACCCACTGGCTCGGCTATTTTCTGAAACCCAAAGGATTTATCCTCTTCGATTACCCCACAAGTCTCCTCATTCTTATACTTATTGTAAATAAACTCTGAAGCAAAATGATTTTTAATCACCTTATCTTCAGCTACTCCCATTCCCGTTTCTTCGACAGCCATTTTTGCTAAGGGAATCCGAGCTGCATTAGCGGCTAAAGCCGCTTTCTTAAAAATGTGATTCACCTGGTCTTGGCTATAGGTGGCATATTGCACTTGGGCGGTTTTCACGCGGGCAATTAGGGCTTCTAGTTCTTCCAGGTTAGTAATCTTAGTTTGACTGACCATACTTGCTCTCTCGTTCAATACTGCAATGGAAATTTCCCCCAAGAGGGTTACTGTATATTAACACCGGATCATCTTGGATTTTGGGGGATATCTTTAGAAAGTCTTAAGTTTTATGGGCTTTTTCTCGAGACTACTTTAATTTATAGATAATAGATAATAAGTAATAGGTTATGGGATATGAATTTTGACGATTTTACGGTATTCCATCCCCGAAAAAACGGATACTTTTACTTTTCACCTTTTGCCAAGCGAGAAGCCCTATACTAGACGATGTTTCCCTGTATTCCAGATTCAATTCAACTGCGACCTTATCAACAACAAGCAGTGACAAATTGGTTTGCCCATCAAGGACGGGGAACACTGAAAATGGCAACGGGGAGTGGCAAAACGATTACCGCTTTAGCTATTGCGGTCCAACTGTATCAATGTATTGGCTTACAAGCCTTAATTGTGGTTTGTCCTTACCGTCATTTGGTGGCTCAATGGGGGCGAGAATGCGAACGTTTTGGGATGTTGCCGATTTTAGCGTTTGAACGTGTACGCCATTGGCAACACGAGTTATCGACTCAACTTTATAATGTGCAAGTCCAGAAGCAGGTCTTTCTCTGTGTGATTACGACCAACTCGACGTTACTGGGGGATGGATTTCAGTCCCAGTTGGCGTATTTTCCTTCAAAGACGTTAATTGTGGGAGATGAAGCCCATAATCTGGGGACAGCAAAACTAGAAGAGAGTTTACCGGCACATGTAGGACTGCGGTTAGCCCTTTCTGCCACTCCAGAGCGTTTTTTCGATCAGACGGGAACGGAGGCAATTTTTAATTATTTTGGCCCGGTAATTCCCCCAGAATTGACCTTGAAAGATGCCATTGATCAAGGGGCATTGGTCCATTATTTGTATTATCCAGTTTTGGTGCATTTAACGGAAAGTGAAGCGTATAAATATGCCAAATTAACCACGCGCATTGGTTGGGCTTTGGCTGCGGGGGAGAAATTAGAGGAGAATGAGACGTTAACGGCGTTATTGATTCGGCGTTCCCGGTTAATTGCTAATGCCGAAAATAAACTTGATAAACTGCGAACAATTATGCAACCGCGCCTGCAAACCAGCCATACTCTATTCTACTGTGGCGATGGAGCGCAAGAGGGCAAAACCAGCGATTCTTCAGATCGACAAATTGCTGCTGTTACCCGATTATTGGGGGTAGAATTAGGCTATCGAGTGAATACCTATACCGCTAATACCTCTTTATCTGCACGGGAAACCCTGCGTCATCAGTTTGAGCAAGGGGAACTCCAAGGATTAATTGCGATGCGCTGTTTAGATGAAGGGGTGGATATTCCTGCGATTAAAACGGCTATTATTCTTGCGAGTAGTCGTAACCCGCGGCAATTTATCCAACGTCGCGGGCGAATTTTACGCCCCCATCCCCATAAGCAACGGGCAACATTGTTTGATCTGATTGTGGTTCCTCCGCCTTTGGATCGACAAACTTGGGATGTGGAGCGTAACCTGTTGAGGAAAGAGCTACAGAGGTTTGTAGAATTTGCTGATTTAGCGGATAATGCGGGGGAAGCTCGCGGGCAATTATTAGGACTTCAGAAGGAATACGGCCTTCTAGATTTGTAAGATTGGGTACAATAAAGAAGGGTCTTCTGTTGAGTGCTTATGAGTGTTCATTATTCTGATAGTTTTCTAGGGCGGATTTCCCGGATTGTTTCAGCGAAGAAATCCGGATACAAAACGACTTCTACTCGCTCGAATCCAACTCATGATTCAGTTTTAGAACCGCTTAAGCAAGCTTCGCCAGAAGTGCAAAAGGTTGTAAAACGGGTACTGCAAGTGGAAAAGGATAAGTTGCATTTTTCTAGTCCTCGTAATATTAACGATGATATCCTTAAGATTATTAAGGAAGAGGTAAGAGAGGCTTAGGACTTACAGACCAGACTGTGCCCTATCAGAGTAGAGACAAGATACGTCTTGTCTCTACAATGCGCATTTGTAGCAAGAATTTTTGATTTAAGAGGGTTCAGGTTCGGGTAATTCGGTTTCTGGTTCTTCGAGGGTTTGGGAGGCGACTAAACTTTCTTTCAGGGAGCTGAAGGGTTGGGGGAGGTCTTCTAATTGGAAATATTGATGAAATTTAGGGGTGACTTGTAAGCGAAAGGTGCGATCGCCCATTTTTTTGCGTTTACGCACTAATCCCAATTCTACCAGTTCTCCGACATGCTGATAAGCACCACTGCCACGCAAGTCTACTAATTCGGTTTGTAAGATGGAACCACTCAAGGCAATAGCCGCTAAGGTTCGCAGCGCACCTACCCCTAACTCAGCCGGAAGTAAATTATGGGTTAGCTCTTGAAAGGATTCTCGTAATTGCAGACTATAGCCAGAAGGGGTTTCTAAAACTTCTAGGGCACTATCCCGGTGAGCATAATCGGAAATTAACTCAATTAAGGCTTCTTCGGTATCGTCCTTGCTGCATTGGGCTA is part of the Roseofilum reptotaenium CS-1145 genome and encodes:
- a CDS encoding type II toxin-antitoxin system HicA family toxin, with product MPRKIREYKAELIALGFVQRRGKGSHQNWKHPQLQLLITIAFRDGQDTPLYLEKLLKKAIQQLEAIEREETEE
- a CDS encoding type II toxin-antitoxin system HicB family antitoxin — encoded protein: MNYRYSLLIQWSEEDKLYLVTLPEFAQLAMQPCSYGHSYEEAIANAQEAIAGYLEYCQEEGLTPPSPSSVAA
- a CDS encoding AAA family ATPase; the protein is MKLLSIKLCNFRQFYGQTPEVKFASGTQNITIIHGNNGSGKTTLLNAFTWVLYERFTAAFAAPQQLVNKRALSEAQEGKAVKCSVELQFEHDYQRYRVERLCRAYHRGKTVEYGQTECSMWISGDDGRWRLTDYPIDEVIGRILPRSLHQYFFFDGERIESWGREEKKGEIAEATKELLGIEVFDRALRHLKESQKSLEGELERIGDPQTKQFLKEKDDLQKQRQTISDRQAEITQELNSHAHIKEELNNELRNLSGAEELQKRRADLEKQQQELRERLKQLKSELKHTISGQAYTVFLPSAIEQFRALMEQLRHRGELPRGIKQQFVQDLLAQHQCICGTHLPEGSHAYALVAQWMNKAGVGDVEENALKLLGEVSELENKAESFWKTLNTLRNEMDQKRQDLSAIETQLDTVKSKLRSYPDLDIQSLQKRLDQTESRMSELERETGANEQKIKLLDADIAQKEKQIAKHQSNEKKQQLGQKRIQVAVEAINCIAEMKYRLDTEFRLELEGRVQDVFQQISFTPYSPQLSEKYELSLIDKTTLFEHPVAASTGENQILSLSFIGAIMDRVRQWSQEHMHLGPDSSTFPMVMDSPFGSLDEVYRRQVAKALPQLASQLVVLVTKTQWRGEVEEEMGDRIQQEYVLVYHSPKPDCEADALSRLGQHYPLVKPSDNEFEYTEIVALGAGNDG
- a CDS encoding response regulator, coding for MDSVEERIAVLLIDDQPIISEAIRRMVADQDDIGFFYCSDPTEAFDIAQQCQPTVILQDLVMPQIDSLLLVKFLRSHDSFTCHIPLIVLSSKEDPIIKAKAFELGANDYLVKLPDQREIIARIRYHSKAYLNFLKRQEAEQLFKAEIMRQAAYIEQVGKVTTAASEVEQDNFQPDGLMEVAQRSDELGQLARVFSQMVKTVKSREKELTEANQKLEELLTAFGRFVPHEYLRFLRKKSITELQLGDHVSKVMAVMFSDIRSFTTLSESMTAKENFSFINTYLQLVTPRIHVHHGLIVKFLGDGIMAVFPETANDALVAGVDVFKEEKEWNQERRKEGEKPIEIGIGLHVGHIMLGMVGEQNRMQGDAFSDSINLTARLEGLTKFYGVSLLISEEVFNHATNADEFQLRFLDRAIVKGRNEAIAVYEVLDAADDTMRELKLKTQPDFEQGLSLYQQKDQLEAARACFEKVIAVNPTDKTALLYLDRIAQLLLKGVPEDWSGVWSFTEK
- a CDS encoding GAF domain-containing protein, which codes for MTLPNTGSVLATLAQVNMMGALTARVKDLPVKEFICLLDFITAEFQQFLRAIELINNEALEAMLEQILDALTLKIGQILEADRTLIFLVNEDKGQLWSKINQPDAEKPIEIRFPLHVGMAGHVAITGECLNVEDAPTHPLFQPELDKQTNYQTKSLLCMPIVSSKGQVVAVVQLSNKAGGLPFSAEDQETFKDFSESIGIILETCQSFYMAARNQRGAEALLKATQTLGQSLDVELTLNSVMAQARDLMKADRSTLFLLSKENQELWTKIAKADGKTPLEIRIPTNKGIAGYVASTGELLNIPNAYEDPRFDPSTDRRSGYHTRNILCMPVFNSSKKLIGVTQLINKEQGSFTGSDEEFMQAFNIQAGMALENAQLFESVLLEKQYQKDILESLSDAVVSTDMQGQIVTLNEAALELLGCYWNSEETKTQIQVWESKLIGRKVWEVVPIENLKMRIEDSLKNGTKQYIPEQDLKVGIYPLHGDKRCFKLAIKDPTDPDWFIPWNDPNEVKISAKDVGAVDRSINLTVNPLTNPSGEVRGGLVVLEDISQEKRMKTTMYRYMNPDVVDQVMALDNDSLMIGERKDVTILFSDIRGYTTLTENLGAQEVVTLLNQYFETMVEAVFNCKGTLDKFIGDALMAVFGAPLPLQNHPWMAVKSALDMRRRLQIFNDSSFMENQPHIRIGIGISSGEVVSGNIGSRKRMDYTVIGDGVNLSARLEGVTKEYGCDIIISENTYKLCGDRLWVRELDKIRVKGKNEAVSIYQVIGDKEVALDSQQQEALELYHLGRSAYIHRDFSQAIQYFEQAQTLDPMDKAITIHVERSQVYLHNPPPDSWDGVHTMTTK
- a CDS encoding Uma2 family endonuclease translates to MATQTLVKPERVTQLHGVRWETYQALLVDLAESSNKKLAFDRGVLEIMAPLPEHEISKGFLGRLVCITTEILGLEVASLGSTTLSREDLQKGIEPDECFYIQNEALVRGKMSFDFTLDPVPDLAIEVDITSSSLHRLDIYKALGVTEVWRFDSEDLLIYGLQDGEYQVQDGSQILPILSKQIILDFLKRRCEMGENALLREFRQGLQDQIAKNMA